A window of the Longimicrobiaceae bacterium genome harbors these coding sequences:
- a CDS encoding heparan-alpha-glucosaminide N-acetyltransferase domain-containing protein: protein MSEPVLRDPYVEAPAHRVEISRVSPPADGRLQSLDVFRGITIAGMLLVNNPGTWSAVYPPLRHAEWHGWTPTDLIFPFFLFIVGVAMTYSFGKLISRGQARTAILAKSARRAAILFGLGLVLHSYPWIGFDYSHLRIPGVLQRIALAFLAAAVLVLWLAPRGRAVAAATLLLGYWALLSWVPVPGGEAGVLEPGRDLGAYIDRAVFGIDHLYANSRTWDPEGLLSTLPAIATVLLGVFAGEWLRSGRPREVIARRLFLAGMVGVIAGLAWNAVFPINKGLWTSSYVLFTGGAGAILLAACYWVIDVKGSRRWAFPFLVLGMNAIAAYFLSSLMADVIDTPWISSPDGAIGIKPWVYQNLFASWLSPVNASLAFALTFVAFWAIVMWGFYKRGIFVKV, encoded by the coding sequence ATGTCCGAACCCGTCCTGCGCGATCCCTATGTGGAGGCCCCTGCCCATCGGGTCGAGATCTCCCGCGTATCCCCGCCGGCGGACGGTCGGCTTCAGTCGCTCGACGTCTTTCGCGGGATCACCATCGCCGGGATGCTGCTGGTGAACAACCCGGGGACGTGGTCCGCGGTGTATCCGCCGCTCCGGCACGCGGAATGGCACGGATGGACGCCCACCGACCTGATCTTCCCCTTCTTCCTGTTCATCGTCGGCGTGGCGATGACCTATTCGTTTGGCAAGCTGATCTCTCGGGGGCAGGCCAGAACGGCGATCCTGGCGAAGTCGGCCAGACGTGCGGCGATCCTGTTCGGGCTCGGCCTGGTCCTACACAGCTACCCGTGGATTGGATTCGACTACAGTCACCTTCGCATTCCGGGAGTCCTGCAGCGGATCGCCCTCGCGTTCCTGGCGGCGGCGGTGCTGGTCCTGTGGTTGGCCCCGAGAGGCCGGGCAGTCGCCGCGGCCACCCTGTTGCTCGGCTACTGGGCGCTGCTGAGTTGGGTGCCGGTCCCAGGTGGTGAAGCAGGCGTGCTCGAGCCAGGCCGCGACCTCGGCGCGTATATCGACCGGGCGGTGTTCGGGATCGATCACCTGTACGCGAACAGCCGCACCTGGGATCCGGAGGGATTGCTCAGCACTCTACCGGCCATTGCCACCGTGCTGCTGGGTGTGTTCGCGGGTGAATGGCTGCGCTCGGGGCGGCCGCGCGAGGTGATCGCGCGACGACTGTTCCTGGCAGGGATGGTGGGCGTGATCGCGGGGTTGGCCTGGAATGCCGTCTTCCCCATCAACAAAGGTCTCTGGACCAGCTCCTACGTCCTCTTCACGGGGGGCGCCGGCGCGATTCTGCTGGCGGCCTGCTACTGGGTGATCGACGTGAAGGGGAGCCGCCGCTGGGCATTCCCCTTCCTGGTTCTCGGCATGAATGCGATCGCTGCCTACTTCCTCTCGAGCCTGATGGCAGACGTGATCGACACGCCCTGGATCTCCTCCCCGGACGGTGCAATAGGCATCAAGCCGTGGGTCTACCAGAACCTGTTCGCCTCCTGGCTATCGCCGGTGAATGCGTCGCTGGCGTTTGCGCTGACGTTCGTTGCCTTCTGGGCGATAGTGATGTGGGGATTCTACAAGCGCGGCATCTTCGTGAAGGTCTGA
- a CDS encoding lactonase family protein, translating to MRPISRRDFVVRLSAGAGGLAGYATLAGACSPTSARQAASSMYIGTYTRGGSQGIYRASFDPASGAIRLDGVAAELENPSYLAVNPDRSRLYAVSEVDDFQGTDGGGVVAFAIEADGGLRELGRQPTHGAHPCYVSVDPAGEFVMVANYSSGNAALFRLEADGSLPPAADVVQHRGSGPDAQRQEGPHAHWIAMGPEHRYVFVVDLGIDRVVGYVLDREGARLVPAADGAGVTTRPGAGPRHLAFHPDGRRAYLINELDSTLTPLSYDSESGSMESLGTVSTLPQEFTGTNTCADVHVAPSGRFVYGSNRGHDSIAVFAISDDGRLTLVQHQSTLGRTPRNFAIAPGGEFLVAANQDSSSLVTFAIDPVSGRLSPVGDPVEVPTPVCVAFL from the coding sequence ATGCGACCCATTTCCAGGCGAGACTTCGTTGTGCGATTGAGCGCCGGCGCGGGTGGGCTGGCCGGTTATGCTACGCTCGCCGGCGCGTGCTCTCCGACCTCGGCGCGGCAGGCAGCCTCGAGCATGTATATCGGCACCTATACCAGAGGGGGCAGCCAGGGTATCTACCGCGCCTCCTTCGATCCGGCCAGCGGGGCCATCCGTCTCGACGGAGTCGCGGCCGAGCTGGAGAACCCGTCGTACCTGGCGGTGAATCCAGATCGCTCGAGGCTCTACGCGGTCAGCGAGGTGGATGACTTCCAGGGGACGGATGGCGGCGGCGTAGTTGCTTTCGCCATCGAGGCCGACGGCGGCCTGCGGGAATTGGGGCGGCAGCCGACTCACGGTGCCCACCCGTGCTACGTGAGTGTCGACCCGGCCGGGGAGTTCGTGATGGTTGCCAACTACTCCAGCGGCAATGCCGCGCTCTTCCGGCTGGAGGCGGACGGTTCGCTCCCTCCAGCTGCGGACGTGGTGCAGCATCGCGGCTCGGGTCCAGATGCGCAGCGGCAGGAGGGGCCGCACGCCCACTGGATCGCGATGGGACCGGAGCACCGGTACGTCTTCGTGGTGGATCTGGGGATCGACCGGGTGGTGGGATACGTGCTCGATCGCGAGGGTGCCCGGCTGGTACCGGCAGCCGACGGCGCGGGCGTGACGACCAGACCGGGGGCGGGGCCGCGGCATCTCGCCTTCCACCCTGATGGTCGCCGGGCGTACCTGATCAACGAGCTCGATTCCACTCTGACGCCGCTGTCGTACGATTCCGAATCGGGATCGATGGAATCGCTCGGGACCGTGTCCACGCTGCCGCAGGAGTTCACTGGTACCAACACCTGTGCGGACGTGCACGTTGCGCCCTCGGGTCGCTTCGTTTATGGCTCCAACCGCGGTCACGACAGCATCGCGGTCTTTGCCATAAGCGACGATGGCCGGCTGACGCTGGTACAGCACCAGTCGACGCTCGGGCGCACTCCGCGCAACTTCGCCATTGCGCCGGGTGGGGAGTTCCTCGTGGCGGCCAACCAGGATTCGAGCTCGCTGGTGACCTTCGCAATCGACCCGGTCAGCGGCCGCCTTTCACCCGTTGGCGACCCGGTCGAAGTGCCGACTCCGGTCTGCGTCGCCTTCCTGTAA
- a CDS encoding peroxidase-related enzyme (This protein belongs to a clade of uncharacterized proteins related to peroxidases such as the alkylhydroperoxidase AhpD.): MRNSAYVPVQENLPGITGLLEYRLDTGKPIRELTQILLRGPSTLTQAERELIATLVSHRNSCRFCTTAHTAAAELLLGESDTVEAVKHNPETAPVSPKMRALLRIAAKVQENGRLVTDNDVAAARAEGATDREIHDTVLIAALFCMYNRYVDGLAAVTPEDPAYYRTLAERIVHRGYLRPEGGFPLPSPPPTPA, from the coding sequence ATGAGAAACAGTGCGTACGTTCCGGTGCAGGAGAACCTGCCAGGTATCACCGGGTTGCTGGAGTACCGGCTCGATACCGGCAAGCCGATTCGCGAGCTGACGCAGATTCTGCTTCGAGGGCCCTCGACCCTCACCCAGGCCGAGCGGGAGCTCATCGCCACACTCGTCTCTCACCGCAACTCCTGCCGCTTCTGCACCACCGCCCATACCGCCGCCGCCGAGTTGCTGCTCGGTGAGTCGGACACGGTGGAAGCGGTGAAGCACAATCCGGAAACCGCGCCGGTGAGCCCCAAGATGCGGGCACTGCTGCGGATCGCGGCAAAGGTCCAGGAGAACGGCCGCCTGGTCACCGACAACGACGTGGCTGCGGCACGGGCGGAAGGCGCAACGGACCGGGAGATCCACGATACGGTCCTGATTGCGGCGCTATTCTGCATGTACAACCGCTACGTGGACGGCCTGGCAGCGGTTACCCCCGAAGATCCGGCCTACTATCGGACGCTCGCAGAGCGGATCGTACATCGAGGGTACCTCCGGCCCGAAGGGGGATTCCCCCTGCCTTCTCCGCCCCCAACGCCAGCCTGA
- a CDS encoding ArsR family transcriptional regulator: MDWIGRLLGGTRAQLLRLLRRSRRSINELAAGLGITDNAVRTHIASMQRDGMVRSAGVERGTGGKPAQLYEITPEAEEMFPKAYGTILNLLLDLLQERIGPEEVRELLREAGIRAAGVAPPDGSEEERVQLAADVLRRLGGDVEVERVPEGWRIRGFGCPLSGVVREHEEACSLAESLVERVSGLPARECCERGERPRCSFLIEAA; encoded by the coding sequence ATGGACTGGATCGGTCGTCTACTCGGGGGAACGCGCGCGCAGCTCCTGCGACTGCTGAGGCGATCCCGACGGAGCATCAACGAGCTGGCGGCGGGGTTGGGGATCACGGACAACGCCGTTCGCACACACATCGCCTCGATGCAGCGCGACGGGATGGTGCGCTCGGCGGGGGTGGAGCGGGGCACCGGGGGGAAGCCGGCGCAGCTCTACGAGATCACGCCCGAGGCGGAGGAGATGTTTCCGAAGGCGTACGGGACCATCCTGAATCTACTTCTCGATCTCCTGCAGGAGCGGATCGGTCCCGAGGAGGTGCGCGAGCTGCTGCGTGAGGCGGGCATCCGCGCGGCGGGGGTCGCGCCGCCTGACGGGTCGGAGGAGGAGCGGGTGCAGTTGGCGGCGGACGTGCTGCGCCGGCTCGGCGGGGATGTGGAGGTGGAGCGGGTTCCCGAAGGATGGCGAATCCGCGGCTTCGGGTGCCCCCTGTCCGGCGTCGTTAGGGAACACGAGGAGGCATGCTCCCTGGCGGAGTCGCTCGTCGAGCGGGTCAGCGGCCTGCCTGCGCGGGAATGCTGCGAGCGGGGCGAGCGGCCGCGGTGTTCGTTCCTCATCGAGGCCGCCTGA
- a CDS encoding DUF4142 domain-containing protein — protein sequence MGDPAIAHIAVTANTIDADIARLAEGRTTNDDVLAFARVMISTHTAVNEKAAALAKRLGVTPQDNDVSRTLNQGAEEAKKKLSSLQGAAFDAAYLQREVEFHQAVLDALDQTLIPGASNAELKALLQEVRPVVAAHLENAKALQKGGTTAHR from the coding sequence TTGGGCGATCCCGCCATCGCTCACATCGCAGTCACCGCCAACACCATCGATGCGGACATCGCGCGGCTCGCCGAGGGCCGCACCACGAACGACGACGTACTGGCGTTCGCTCGCGTCATGATCTCGACGCACACCGCCGTCAACGAGAAGGCCGCCGCGTTGGCAAAGCGCTTGGGCGTGACCCCACAGGACAACGACGTCAGCCGCACTCTCAATCAAGGAGCGGAGGAAGCGAAGAAGAAGCTGTCGTCGCTACAAGGTGCCGCCTTCGACGCCGCCTATCTCCAGCGCGAGGTCGAATTCCACCAGGCGGTGCTGGACGCGCTCGACCAGACGCTCATCCCCGGCGCCAGCAACGCCGAGCTGAAAGCCCTGCTGCAGGAGGTGCGACCGGTGGTTGCGGCACATCTGGAGAACGCAAAGGCCTTGCAGAAGGGAGGAACGACCGCACACAGATAG
- a CDS encoding DUF1080 domain-containing protein, with protein MNKPASSIWARVLIVPALLLVPIVAHAQQQGQNRPRPEDTEVWEPVPPVVTPPQISHDGVPSDAIVLFDGTNLDEWVSVRDKGPAGWKIENGVLVVEKSAGNIETKRTFGSYQLHLEYRIPEGTTQTGQSRGNSGLFLASTGPGDAGYELQILDSYQNETYVNGQAGSIYKQYPPLVNASLPQGVWQTYDVIWTAPTFNDDGSVKTPARVTAFHNGVLIQNNVELKGPTLYIGQPSYKPHGRTPIKLQAHGDPSPPLSFRNIWVRELD; from the coding sequence ATGAACAAGCCAGCTTCGTCGATTTGGGCCAGGGTGCTGATCGTGCCGGCGCTCCTGCTCGTGCCCATCGTTGCGCACGCTCAGCAGCAGGGTCAGAACCGGCCACGACCGGAAGACACGGAGGTGTGGGAGCCGGTACCGCCGGTCGTCACGCCGCCGCAGATCAGCCACGATGGCGTTCCGTCGGATGCGATCGTGCTCTTCGACGGAACGAACCTGGACGAATGGGTGTCGGTGCGGGACAAGGGACCGGCGGGGTGGAAGATCGAGAACGGCGTGCTGGTGGTCGAGAAATCGGCCGGGAACATCGAGACGAAGCGGACCTTCGGGAGCTACCAGCTCCATCTCGAGTACCGGATTCCCGAGGGCACCACGCAAACCGGCCAGTCGCGCGGGAACAGCGGTCTCTTCCTGGCATCGACGGGACCGGGTGACGCGGGGTACGAGCTGCAGATCCTCGACTCGTACCAGAACGAGACCTACGTGAACGGCCAGGCGGGCAGCATCTACAAGCAGTACCCGCCCCTGGTGAACGCGTCGTTACCGCAGGGGGTGTGGCAGACCTACGACGTGATCTGGACCGCGCCGACCTTCAACGACGATGGGAGCGTGAAGACGCCGGCGCGGGTGACCGCCTTCCACAACGGAGTGCTCATCCAGAACAACGTGGAGCTCAAGGGTCCCACCCTGTACATCGGGCAGCCGAGCTACAAGCCGCACGGCCGGACTCCCATCAAACTCCAGGCGCATGGAGACCCCAGCCCGCCCCTGAGCTTCAGGAATATCTGGGTGCGGGAGTTGGATTGA
- a CDS encoding phenylalanine--tRNA ligase beta subunit-related protein, with protein sequence MTRSDLPVIRVREHPLLRIAPFITRFPAPLGELSTPGEILDLLRLDADVPLQRDEAVRKAIRDLLRFGGHRPSGIGKPASEYLVRAVEEGSLRSINLAVDICNVISLHSGFPIGVVDCALARPPYRIRIAPKGSSYVFNPSGQEMSLSGLICLYDAEGPCINPVRDAQRTKTRPETVETLSVVWGTQALADRLAEAEHWYRSLLEGVGARTEAVPVEIVPAPVEVDS encoded by the coding sequence ATGACCCGCTCCGACTTACCGGTGATCCGGGTCCGCGAGCACCCGCTCCTCCGGATCGCGCCGTTCATCACCCGCTTTCCAGCTCCGCTCGGAGAGCTCTCCACGCCAGGTGAGATCCTGGATCTGCTGCGTCTGGACGCCGACGTTCCGCTCCAGCGCGACGAAGCTGTGCGTAAGGCGATCCGGGACCTGCTACGCTTCGGAGGGCATCGTCCCAGCGGAATCGGCAAACCCGCCTCGGAGTACCTCGTCCGGGCGGTCGAGGAGGGCTCGCTGCGGTCGATCAACCTGGCGGTGGATATCTGCAACGTGATCTCCCTCCACAGCGGCTTTCCCATCGGTGTGGTGGACTGCGCGCTCGCCAGGCCGCCATACCGCATCCGCATTGCCCCCAAGGGGAGCTCGTACGTCTTCAACCCTTCCGGTCAGGAGATGTCGCTCAGCGGATTGATCTGCCTCTATGACGCCGAGGGTCCCTGCATCAACCCGGTGCGCGACGCTCAGCGTACGAAGACGCGCCCGGAGACGGTGGAGACCCTCTCCGTGGTGTGGGGAACCCAGGCGCTCGCCGACCGCCTGGCCGAGGCGGAGCACTGGTACCGCTCGCTGCTGGAGGGTGTCGGCGCGCGGACGGAGGCCGTTCCGGTTGAGATCGTTCCCGCGCCTGTCGAGGTTGACAGCTGA
- a CDS encoding cbb3-type cytochrome c oxidase subunit I, translating into MASLTSIVLDPEGYDLPAAQRRVLRWTVYIGYAALIAGVFHGLANALSYAGISILGWFPGLRTYYQGLTAHGVANVLIFTFSFSNAFLPLMTARALARPLHSGLLWSSLAALVAGNILVIYAVVGNRASVLYTSYAPLQAHWTYYLGLALVVVSTWLALANMLIALRGWRREHPGQRIPLLGYISVTSYLMWLLASIPIAVEFLVFLLPWTLGLRAEVDPLLTRTLFWFTGHAIVYAWLLPAYVSWYALIPRQVGGVLISDSYTRIVWILFLLLSIPTGFHHQYADPGISNVMKAIHGVLTFGVFFPSLATAFSVMAALEIGGRRAGGRGLLGWIRKLPWGDPSVVAQLLAMITFVLGGATGLINASFTMNQVVHNTTWVPGHFHMTVGSAVALTFMGVAYWLIPYLTGRSLFSRRLALASAWTYTIGLLIFARGMISGGLEGMPRRTFMAEATYSSEAWRLPGILTGVGGSIMFAGVMLFFLVIGLTIVAGRQQGAPRDVPVSRTLTAPAQTGWEPALDRLGVWVAAAIALILIAYGPWLIGYDVVPVSPGFRLY; encoded by the coding sequence ATGGCCTCTCTGACCTCGATCGTCCTCGATCCCGAGGGCTACGATCTGCCTGCCGCACAGCGGCGGGTGCTGCGGTGGACAGTGTACATCGGCTATGCGGCTCTGATCGCCGGAGTCTTCCACGGCCTCGCCAACGCCCTTTCCTACGCGGGGATCAGCATCCTGGGGTGGTTCCCCGGGCTGCGTACGTACTATCAGGGACTCACGGCCCACGGCGTGGCCAACGTCCTCATCTTCACCTTCTCCTTCTCCAACGCTTTCCTGCCCTTGATGACGGCGCGCGCTCTGGCTCGACCGCTCCACAGCGGCCTGCTCTGGAGCTCGCTTGCCGCCCTGGTAGCCGGCAACATCCTCGTGATCTACGCGGTCGTAGGGAACCGTGCCAGCGTCCTGTACACCTCCTACGCACCGCTGCAGGCGCACTGGACCTACTACCTGGGCCTGGCTCTCGTGGTCGTCAGCACCTGGCTGGCGCTGGCGAACATGCTCATCGCGCTCAGGGGATGGAGGCGGGAGCACCCCGGTCAGCGGATCCCGTTGCTCGGGTACATCTCCGTGACCTCGTACCTGATGTGGTTGCTCGCCTCCATCCCCATTGCGGTGGAGTTCCTGGTCTTCCTTCTCCCCTGGACATTGGGCCTTCGCGCGGAGGTGGATCCGCTGCTCACGCGGACCCTCTTCTGGTTCACCGGACATGCGATCGTATATGCCTGGTTGCTACCCGCATACGTATCCTGGTATGCCCTGATTCCGCGGCAGGTGGGAGGCGTGCTGATCAGCGATTCCTACACGCGGATCGTGTGGATCCTCTTCCTGTTGCTCTCCATCCCCACGGGATTCCATCACCAGTACGCCGATCCGGGGATCAGCAACGTGATGAAGGCCATTCACGGCGTGCTGACGTTTGGTGTCTTCTTCCCCAGCCTCGCCACCGCTTTTTCGGTGATGGCGGCGCTGGAGATCGGCGGCAGGCGCGCGGGCGGGCGAGGGCTGCTGGGCTGGATCCGTAAGTTGCCCTGGGGTGATCCGTCCGTTGTGGCGCAGCTGCTGGCGATGATCACCTTCGTGCTCGGCGGGGCGACGGGGTTGATCAACGCCAGCTTCACCATGAATCAGGTGGTCCACAATACCACCTGGGTGCCCGGCCACTTTCACATGACGGTGGGAAGCGCGGTCGCCCTCACCTTCATGGGAGTGGCGTACTGGCTGATCCCTTACCTGACTGGACGCTCCCTCTTCAGCCGGCGACTCGCCCTCGCATCCGCGTGGACGTATACGATCGGCCTCCTCATCTTTGCTCGGGGGATGATCTCGGGGGGGTTGGAGGGGATGCCGCGACGGACCTTCATGGCGGAAGCAACCTACTCGAGCGAGGCCTGGCGGCTGCCGGGGATCCTCACCGGCGTCGGCGGCAGCATCATGTTCGCGGGCGTGATGCTCTTCTTCCTGGTCATCGGTCTGACGATCGTGGCGGGCCGCCAGCAGGGTGCTCCGCGCGACGTGCCGGTGTCTCGAACCCTCACCGCTCCAGCGCAGACCGGGTGGGAGCCGGCCCTCGACCGTCTGGGCGTGTGGGTCGCCGCCGCGATCGCGCTCATCCTTATCGCCTACGGTCCCTGGCTTATCGGGTACGACGTCGTGCCGGTTTCTCCCGGGTTCAGGCTCTACTGA
- a CDS encoding cytochrome c oxidase subunit II, whose product MKIHVYEKAFLTVGIFVLAACALALVYATVVHGLHLPGEAGRIDPAEVATTPPFDRPGVYQRGEGQYEVVVVGRAWSFHPADIRVPAGAEITFTATSADVIHGFHIEGTRLNLMLIPGQISRNTYRFSEPGEHLLLCHEYCGLGHHVMYGRVLVEEPGTDIPLVQTASASDGGAAHLATH is encoded by the coding sequence ATGAAGATCCACGTTTACGAAAAGGCATTTCTCACCGTGGGAATCTTCGTGCTGGCGGCATGCGCCCTGGCGCTCGTCTACGCCACCGTGGTGCACGGGCTTCACCTGCCGGGAGAGGCCGGACGCATCGATCCTGCCGAGGTCGCCACGACGCCGCCCTTCGACCGGCCGGGAGTCTACCAGCGTGGCGAAGGGCAATACGAGGTGGTGGTGGTCGGGCGCGCATGGAGCTTTCACCCGGCGGACATCCGGGTGCCCGCGGGCGCCGAGATCACCTTCACGGCCACCAGCGCGGACGTGATTCACGGCTTCCACATCGAGGGCACGCGGCTCAATCTGATGCTGATACCGGGTCAGATCTCCCGGAATACCTACCGGTTCTCCGAACCGGGGGAGCACCTGCTACTCTGCCACGAATACTGCGGCCTCGGTCACCACGTGATGTACGGTCGGGTGCTGGTGGAAGAACCCGGAACCGACATCCCGCTCGTGCAGACTGCGTCTGCGAGCGACGGAGGCGCCGCCCACCTGGCCACTCACTGA